In the Desulfitobacterium hafniense DCB-2 genome, GGTCAGATACTCTTCATCCTGGGTATAAACCGGCTTAACCGCCTCCGCCGCCGCTTCTTGATCCTGGTAATACTTTTTTAAATCCTCAATATTCTTTTCATAAGGAGCCGTCACAAGCTGAGGGCTGGGATCACCCAACTTCAGGTGAAGTTTGGAGACAAAGAGTCCTGAAGACAGAATACTTGTGAACAGCACAAAACACACCACCAGTACCTGGATATGCCGCCAAGTGGTGCTTATATCAGAAAAAAGCTTTAAGGAGCCTAATCTACGAATGTTCAAACGCATCCTTCTTTCACTGACCTGGTTCTGAAGTTTCTTCAGCCTTTTCATAAGCCTGAATAATTTTTTGAACGAGAGGATTGCGTACTACATCGGCAGCAGTAAAGTAATGAAAAGAAATATCCGGTAGGCCTTTGAGAATATTTTGGACTTCTTTTAAACCGGAATAATGGCCCCGGGGCAAATCCACCTGAGTCACATCTCCTGTAACCACGGCATGGGACCCATACCCCAGGCGGGTCAGGAACATCTTCATCTGCTCAGGAGTGGTGTTCTGAGCTTCGTCCAAAATCATAAAAGAATCATCCAGAGTACGGCCCCGCATATAGGCTAAAGGAGCAATCTCAATGGTCCCCTTTTCAACATAGCGCTGTGTCGTCTCCGGCCCCAGCAAGTCATAAAGAGCATCATAGAGAGGCCTTAAATAAGGATCCACCTTTTCCTGCAGATCTCCTGGCAAAAAACCGAGCTTTTCCCCCGCCTCAACTGCCGGCCGGGTCAGTACAATACGGTTAATCTCTTTAGCCCGCAGAGCCAATACGGCCATCACTACAGCTAAATAGGTCTTTCCTGTTCCTGCCGGTCCGATGCCGAAGACAATGGAATGATTCTCTAAGGCTTCAAGGTACTTTGCCTGGCCCAATGTCTTCGCCTTAATGGGGCGCCCCCTGTGAGTGGTGGCAATAACCTTGGCGAGAGCATCAGCCATGCCTTGACCATGACCTTCTTCCACTTGGGAGATAACATAAGCAACGCCTGCGGGAGTCAAAAGGTGCCCTTGCCGAACCATGTCCAACAGCTCCTTAACCACAGCTTCCGTCTTGTCAACCTCATCGACACTTCCGGTAATGGTCATTTCTTCCCCCCGCACCACCAGCCGTGTCCCCAAGTGTTTCTCCAACATCTTCAAATGAGCATCTTCC is a window encoding:
- a CDS encoding PhoH family protein — encoded protein: MTKEAKVYLQDATEAMNLLGTEDAHLKMLEKHLGTRLVVRGEEMTITGSVDEVDKTEAVVKELLDMVRQGHLLTPAGVAYVISQVEEGHGQGMADALAKVIATTHRGRPIKAKTLGQAKYLEALENHSIVFGIGPAGTGKTYLAVVMAVLALRAKEINRIVLTRPAVEAGEKLGFLPGDLQEKVDPYLRPLYDALYDLLGPETTQRYVEKGTIEIAPLAYMRGRTLDDSFMILDEAQNTTPEQMKMFLTRLGYGSHAVVTGDVTQVDLPRGHYSGLKEVQNILKGLPDISFHYFTAADVVRNPLVQKIIQAYEKAEETSEPGQ